A part of Aegilops tauschii subsp. strangulata cultivar AL8/78 chromosome 2, Aet v6.0, whole genome shotgun sequence genomic DNA contains:
- the LOC109750736 gene encoding pentatricopeptide repeat-containing protein At3g26540: protein MAAAAAGASTSAATVSAISAQIAAGRLFAAIDNLTPSCSSSPIPSSLYASLLRLATHHGSLSAARRITTHFASSASQFNRSSVPTFLFNRAIESLAACGGLADARELFDLMPRRDGGSWNAIIYASSRAGKPTEALSLFADMYSRGVRPNDVTMASVLACCSECLNPCGAQQLHGHISKRDFQSNVILGTALVDVYGKCHLLADARQAFDGISEPNAISWNVIIRRYLLAGMGDMAAEMFFRMVRAGVRPLVYTVSHALLACRDNNALEEGRCMHTFVLRHGYEHHIHVRSSVVDMYAKCGAIDAAQRLFNVAPVKDVIMSTSILSGLASCGRIGDAKRVFDRMQERNLVSWNAMLTGYIRSSDLTGALHLFQQMRKETKELDDVTLGSVLNACTGMLDIRKGEEVHAFAFKCGLLSYPFLKNALVRMYSKCGCLRSAELLLQFEMGERDRYSWNSLISGYERHSMSEAALHALSEMQSEVTPNQSTFSSALAACANIFLLKHGMEIHAYMIRSGYEIDDILQSALIDMYCKCRLFDYGIRIFEAQPSRDVILWNSMILGCAYSGKGEYGLELFDEMQAQGIKADSVTFLGALVSCISEGHVGLGKSYFTLMTEESILPRMEHYECMIELLGKHGHMVELEDFVDHMPFEPPTTMWLRIFDCCREYGNRKLGERAAKCINDSNPQTPVRYEATADYMCSDGGSAEPMSFGNPDEELMSPL, encoded by the coding sequence ATGGCCGCGGCCGCCGCCGGTGCCTCTACTTCCGCCGCAACTGTGTCCGCAATCTCTGCCCAAATAGCCGCCGGAAGACTCTTCGCCGCCATAGACAATCTCACCCCTTCCTGTTCCTCCTCCCCTATACCCTCCTCGCTCTACGCCTCCCTCCTCCGTCTGGCCACCCACCACGGCTCCCTCTCGGCCGCCCGCCGCATCACGACCCACttcgcctcctccgcctcccaaTTCAACCGCTCATCAGTCCCCACCTTCCTATTCAACCGCGCCATCGAGTCTCTTGCTGCCTGCGGCGGCCTCGCGGACGCGCGGGAGTTGTTTGACTTAATGCCGCGCCGTGACGGCGGTTCTTGGAACGCCATCATCTACGCTTCCTCCCGCGCCGGGAAACCCACAGAGGCGCTTTCCCTCTTTGCCGATATGTACTCCCGTGGCGTTCGCCCCAACGATGTCACAATGGCATCCGTGCTCGCCTGCTGCTCAGAGTGCCTCAACCCGTGTGGTGCCCAGCAGCTCCACGGCCATATCTCCAAGCGGGACTTCCAGTCCAATGTGATTCTTGGCACAGCGCTGGTTGATGTGTATGGGAAGTGCCACTTACTTGCAGATGCGAGGCAGGCATTTGATGGTATCTCTGAACCTAATGCCATTTCGTGGAATGTCATCATCCGGCGGTATCTTCTTGCTGGGATGGGGGATATGGCAGCTGAAATGTTCTTTCGGATGGTCCGGGCAGGAGTTAGGCCGCTTGTTTATACCGTCTCACATGCACTTCTTGCTTGCCGGGATAACAATGCGCTTGAAGAAGGACGGTGCATGCATACTTTTGTGCTCCGTCATGGGTACGAGCACCACATCCATGTGCGGAGCTCAGTGGTGGATATGTATGCCAAGTGTGGTGCCATTGATGCAGCCCAAAGGCTCTTCAACGTGGCACCAGTGAAGGACGTAATAATGTCGACCTCAATTTTGTCAGGACTGGCTTCTTGTGGGAGGATTGGTGATGCAAAGCGAGTGTTCGACAGGATGCAAGAGCGTAACTTAGTGTCCTGGAATGCTATGTTGACTGGTTATATCAGGTCCTCGGATCTGACTGGTGCTTTGCATTTGTTCCAGCAGATGAGGAAGGAGACAAAGGAGCTTGATGATGTTACACTTGGTTCGGTGCTAAATGCTTGTACTGGGATGCTTGATATTAGGAAAGGTGAGGAGGTCCATGCATTCGCTTTCAAGTGTGGTTTATTGAGTTACCCTTTCCTAAAGAACGCTCTTGTGAGGATGTATTCCAAATGCGGATGCCTGAGGAGTGCAGAACTGCTTCTTCAATTCGAGATGGGAGAGAGAGACCGATACTCCTGGAATTCACTTATTTCAGGCTATGAGCGCCACTCCATGAGTGAAGCAGCTCTGCATGCACTGAGTGAAATGCAATCTGAAGTAACTCCTAACCAGTCCACGTTCAGTTCGGCACTGGCAGCCTGTGCCAACATTTTTCTTCTTAAGCACGGCATGGAGATTCATGCGTACATGATCAGAAGTGGCTATGAGATTGACGATATACTGCAAAGTGCACTGATTGACATGTACTGCAAGTGTAGGCTATTTGATTATGGCATCAGGATATTCGAGGCACAGCCATCTCGTGATGTCATCCTGTGGAATTCGATGATCCTTGGCTGTGCTTACAGTGGCAAAGGTGAGTATGGGCTTGAATTGTTTGATGAAATGCAGGCGCAAGGGATTAAGGCCGACTCTGTCACTTTCCTCGGTGCACTAGTTTCATGTATCAGCGAGGGGCATGTTGGGTTGGGAAAGAGTTATTTCACTTTGATGACTGAGGAATCCATCCTTCCTCGCATGGAGCACTATGAGTGCATGATTGAGCTGCTGGGCAAACATGGACACATGGTTGAGCTCGAGGATTTTGTGGATCACATGCCGTTTGAGCCACCAACCACAATGTGGTTAAGGATCTTCGACTGCTGCAGGGAATATGGAAATAGGAAATTAGGGGAGCGGGCTGCCAAGTGCATCAATGATAGCAATCCCCAGACACCGGTTCGATATGAGGCCACTGCAGACTACATGTGCAGTGATGGTGGCAGTGCAGAGCCCATGTCATTTGGTAACCCGGACGAAGAATTGATGTCGCCGCTGTGA